The Halogranum gelatinilyticum genome contains a region encoding:
- a CDS encoding SRPBCC family protein has product MREVEVSRFVRATPAEVRRALTPTALVEYEGSFSVVDVEERDDATVVTAGSRGLGLALRFEERDGTTYYTQGGDAGPFDAMETWVTVRAEDDGSRVTIRSAVSLGLPLPNLTDRLAAWKRKGELKRALSSLSADLG; this is encoded by the coding sequence ATGCGCGAAGTCGAGGTCTCGCGGTTCGTCCGTGCCACGCCCGCCGAAGTCCGCCGGGCGTTGACGCCGACCGCACTCGTCGAGTACGAGGGCAGTTTCTCCGTCGTCGACGTCGAGGAACGAGACGACGCCACCGTCGTCACCGCCGGCTCCCGAGGACTGGGTCTCGCCCTCCGGTTCGAGGAGCGCGACGGAACGACCTACTACACCCAGGGGGGCGACGCCGGGCCGTTCGACGCGATGGAGACCTGGGTCACCGTCCGCGCCGAGGACGACGGCTCGCGCGTCACCATACGCTCGGCCGTGAGCCTCGGCCTTCCGCTCCCGAATCTCACCGACCGCCTCGCTGCCTGGAAGCGAAAGGGCGAACTGAAGCGGGCACTGTCGTCGCTTTCGGCCGACCTCGGCTGA